In a genomic window of Roseofilum casamattae BLCC-M143:
- the pyrC gene encoding dihydroorotase: MQQLILTQPDDWHLHLRDGEALKEVLPHTVRQFARAIIMPNLKPPVRSLSDATAYRDRILAAIPPGQNFEPLMTLYLTDNTKPEEIIAAKDSGFVKAVKYYPSGATTNSEFGVTDIRRCDRVFETMQEVNLPLLLHGEVTDPAIDIFDREKVFIERHLIPLRQRFPQLRIVLEHITTSDAADFVLKTDNIAATLTPQHLLFNRNRIFKGGINPHFYCLPILKRETHRQALLQAATSGNPKFFLGTDSAPHTRTSKESSCGCAGCFSALHAMELYAEAFESANALDKLEAFASFYGPDFYQLPRNTEQITLSKTTWKIPGEVPFTESGLVPLRAGQEMTWKMV; encoded by the coding sequence ATGCAACAGCTCATCCTCACCCAACCGGACGATTGGCATCTGCATCTGCGCGATGGCGAAGCACTGAAAGAGGTTTTACCTCACACGGTGCGACAGTTTGCCCGCGCAATTATTATGCCAAATCTCAAGCCCCCCGTGCGATCGCTCTCCGACGCAACGGCATATCGCGATCGCATTCTCGCCGCTATTCCCCCAGGGCAAAACTTCGAGCCATTGATGACCTTATATCTAACCGATAATACCAAACCGGAAGAGATTATCGCGGCGAAAGATTCTGGGTTTGTGAAAGCGGTGAAATACTATCCATCGGGAGCCACCACCAACTCTGAATTTGGGGTTACGGATATTCGCAGGTGCGATCGCGTTTTCGAGACCATGCAAGAGGTCAATCTTCCCTTATTATTACACGGAGAAGTTACCGATCCGGCGATCGATATTTTCGATCGCGAAAAAGTCTTTATCGAACGACATTTAATCCCCCTCAGACAGCGCTTTCCGCAATTGCGTATCGTCCTCGAACATATCACCACATCCGATGCCGCAGACTTTGTTCTCAAAACCGATAATATCGCGGCAACTCTGACGCCACAACACCTATTATTCAACCGCAATCGTATCTTTAAAGGAGGCATTAATCCCCATTTTTATTGTCTCCCAATTTTGAAGCGAGAAACTCATCGTCAAGCTCTGCTGCAAGCCGCCACCTCCGGCAATCCTAAGTTTTTCCTCGGCACCGATAGCGCTCCCCATACCCGCACCAGTAAAGAAAGTTCTTGCGGTTGCGCCGGTTGCTTTTCGGCCTTACACGCCATGGAATTATATGCAGAAGCGTTTGAGAGCGCCAATGCCTTAGATAAACTCGAAGCCTTCGCCAGTTTTTACGGACCAGATTTCTATCAACTGCCGCGCAATACCGAACAAATTACATTAAGCAAAACCACCTGGAAAATCCCCGGCGAAGTCCCATTTACCGAATCCGGACTCGTGCCGTTGCGCGCCGGACAGGAGATGACCTGGAAAATGGTTTAG
- a CDS encoding lamin tail domain-containing protein, with protein sequence MSQTTELFFDGVDDYIELPASSIPEGKAITISFWAKGGDLQPKNNSVIYAGTPSAAKIRIINVCLPWSDGSIYWDSGSDGTGFNRLYKQGTPNDWKGTWVHWGFTLDANTGDTAIYKDGALWAEAHNQKLPIPKVDYLRLGASYGPYDFYYNGSLSDLRVWDRALTAAEIKESMSSRLTGQEPGLVSYWPLDEGAGTTVTDRTGCSNNGTIHGGTWQPSDLQLTPAQQPGLLKQGPEGSTTPGTPFDFRPPENVQRPKLREFNLSHAWAINNIQVGYDTSDSASSFNGKFVIEPGDYLTKITGGWGRQAPGYPDDEIITLQLHTHNGVTSQVFGGGSGQSQTRPFSLEAPTGQEIIGCFGIRGGRQNLLLSLGVYLQPVLNVAISNIEYKGAVKRTQSDEYIEITNQGNGTVDISGWKVTSGGQDKGFVFPAGTSLVAGKSFRVYTNEVHEESGGFSFGSKTAIWNDKGDTGKLFDAEGNEVSSYSYEGQ encoded by the coding sequence TTGAGTCAAACAACCGAACTTTTCTTCGATGGCGTTGATGATTACATCGAACTGCCGGCGAGCAGTATTCCAGAAGGTAAAGCCATTACTATTAGTTTCTGGGCTAAAGGCGGAGACTTGCAACCCAAGAATAATTCCGTCATCTATGCCGGTACTCCCTCAGCAGCGAAGATTCGGATTATTAATGTTTGCCTCCCCTGGAGTGATGGTTCTATCTACTGGGATAGCGGTTCTGATGGCACTGGTTTCAACCGTCTCTACAAACAAGGGACACCCAACGACTGGAAAGGTACATGGGTTCATTGGGGATTCACTCTCGATGCCAACACTGGAGACACGGCTATTTATAAAGATGGAGCGCTCTGGGCCGAAGCACACAACCAGAAGCTCCCGATTCCGAAAGTGGATTATCTCAGGTTAGGTGCATCTTACGGGCCTTATGACTTTTATTATAATGGCTCCCTCAGCGACCTTCGAGTTTGGGATAGAGCATTAACAGCGGCTGAGATAAAAGAGAGCATGTCTTCTCGCTTGACCGGTCAAGAGCCAGGCCTCGTCAGCTACTGGCCGTTGGATGAGGGAGCAGGAACTACAGTTACCGATAGAACCGGTTGTAGCAATAACGGTACTATCCACGGAGGGACTTGGCAGCCCTCAGATTTACAATTGACCCCCGCTCAACAACCAGGATTACTCAAACAAGGTCCCGAAGGCAGTACAACTCCGGGAACCCCCTTCGATTTTCGCCCCCCTGAAAATGTACAGCGGCCAAAACTTCGAGAGTTTAATCTCAGCCATGCTTGGGCAATTAACAATATTCAAGTCGGTTATGACACCTCGGATTCTGCATCCTCATTCAATGGTAAGTTCGTTATAGAACCGGGAGATTATTTAACTAAAATAACTGGTGGTTGGGGAAGACAAGCACCAGGCTATCCTGACGATGAAATCATCACCCTTCAGCTTCATACCCATAATGGAGTCACTTCTCAGGTCTTCGGAGGAGGTAGCGGACAATCACAAACACGGCCCTTTTCTCTCGAAGCACCCACAGGTCAAGAAATAATTGGCTGCTTTGGTATCCGTGGCGGTCGCCAAAACCTCTTACTTTCCTTGGGTGTTTATTTGCAGCCAGTACTGAATGTGGCCATTAGCAACATTGAATATAAAGGTGCAGTCAAGCGCACTCAATCTGATGAGTACATTGAAATTACCAATCAGGGTAATGGTACTGTAGATATCTCCGGTTGGAAAGTAACCTCTGGCGGACAAGATAAAGGATTTGTCTTTCCCGCAGGCACGTCCTTAGTTGCCGGAAAAAGCTTCCGCGTCTACACCAATGAGGTTCATGAAGAATCTGGCGGTTTCAGTTTTGGCAGTAAAACCGCAATCTGGAACGACAAAGGAGATACCGGCAAGCTTTTTGATGCTGAAGGAAATGAGGTTTCCAGTTATAGTTATGAAGGTCAATAA